One region of Cucurbita pepo subsp. pepo cultivar mu-cu-16 chromosome LG03, ASM280686v2, whole genome shotgun sequence genomic DNA includes:
- the LOC111791630 gene encoding syntaxin-121-like, translated as MNDLFSSRSFSRDSHVVEMGNASSSPTAVNLDKFFEDVESVKDELKELDRLCSKLHDSHEQSKTLHNAKAVKDLRSRMDSDVSLALKKAKLIKVRLEALDRSNAANRSLPGCGPGSSSDRTRTSVVNGLRKKLQDSMESFNNLRQQISSEYRETVQRRYFTVTGENPDEKTIDILISTGESETFLQKAIQEQGRGRILDTISEIQERHDAVKDLEKNLKELHQVFMDMAVLVHEQGEKLDDIESHVNRAHSFVRGGTQELTTARVYQKNTRKWTIIGIIILLIIVLIIVLSLRPWKNNNSSSSTTP; from the exons ATGAACgatttgttctcttctcgCTCTTTCTCCCGCGACAGCCATGTCGTTGAGATGGGCAACGCCTCCTCTTCCCCCACTGCTGTTAATCTCGACAAGTTCTTTGAAGATGTTGAATCCGTTAAAGATGAGCTCAAGGAGCTTGATCGACTCTGCAGCAAACTCCATGACTCCCATGAACAGAGCAAGACGCTTCACAATGCTAAGGCTGTCAAAGACCTCCGATCTCGTATGGATTCCGATGTTTCTCTTGCTCTCAAGAAGGCCAAACTCATTAAGGTCCGATTGGAGGCTCTTGATCGCTCCAATGCCGCCAATCGGAGCCTCCCCGGTTGCGGCCCTGGTTCCTCTTCTGATCGGACTCGGACTTCTGTAGTCAACGGCTTGAGGAAGAAATTGCAGGATTCCATGGAGAGCTTCAACAATCTCAGGCAACAGATCTCCTCCGAGTACAGGGAGACCGTTCAGCGAAGATATTTCACTGTTACTGGTGAAAATCCGGACGAGAAGACCATTGACATATTGATATCTACAG GTGAAAGTGAGACATTTTTGCAGAAAGCCATTCAAGAACAAGGCAGAGGCAGAATCTTAGACACCATTAGCGAGATCCAGGAGAGGCATGATGCTGTAAAAGACCTGGAAAAGAACCTCAAGGAGCTGCACCAGGTTTTCATGGACATGGCAGTCTTGGTGCACGAGCAAGGCGAGAAACTCGACGACATCGAGAGCCATGTGAACCGTGCTCATTCTTTTGTCCGAGGTGGTACACAGGAGTTGACTACAGCCAGAGTGTACCAGAAAAACACCCGAAAATGGACAATTATTGGCATCATCATTTTGCTCATCATTGTCTTGATTATTGTCCTCAGCCTCCGCCCTTGGAAGAACAACAACAGTAGCTCATCCACAACACCCTAA
- the LOC111790436 gene encoding trafficking protein particle complex subunit 8-like isoform X4: MKHYLLLHDNQDGSSEKASKILTEMRSAFGSNDCQLLSINSSHDELIEREDDPWGLFKPDASIGKQLGCFLSNEDLIEIRELMQDFSSKHIIPYMEQKIRALNQQVSATRKGFRNQIKNLWWRKGKEDTVDSPTGPTYTYNSIESQIRVLGDYAFMLRDYELALSNYRLISTDYKLDKAWKRYAGVQEMMGLTYFLLDQSRKEAEYCMENALNTYLKMGPSGHLNATRCGLWSAEMLKAREQYREAAAVYFRICNEEPLHSAVMLEQASYCYLLSKPPLIRKYGFHLVLSGDRYKRMDQIYHAIRTYRNAIAVFKGTEWSHIKDHVHFHIGQWYASLGLYDVAVTQMLEILDCNHQSKATQELFLKDFLKIIQKAGKTVKVLKLPLPKISISSLKVIFDDHRTYASPTAANVRESVWRSLEEDMIPSLSSGRTNWLELQSKIMSKKYKESNICVAGEPVKVNIVFKNPLQIPISISCVSLICDLSSKSDGTKSDTNNITAGFQNNTELKWSSDWEMGSNNASFTSTEVHLSLEGNEEKVVQLTVTPKIEGILQVVGIRWKLSDSIMGFHNFINNLGQKNIAKGRQKVKYSLADNLKFIVIKSLPKLEGSILSLPQVAYAGDLQRLVLELTNQSKFSVKNLKMKISQSRFLKIGKQENMNADFPACLEKPINSEQGVRPIPNTTSNDTFLFSEDTSIQGGTPLLLPLWLRAAVPGNISLYISIYYEMEGVSDIMRYRILRMHYNIQVLPSLDLSFQINPCPSRLHEFLVRMDVMNKTSSEVFQIHQLSSIGQNWELSLLQPVDSIFPSRALMPSQALSCFFVLKNVNKSFSSEKKVSSVPVLLGSDLKLGSQSSDEQLFDTANFPLAAFHYSERAYQGISNQELNTVDFILITRPLKNSTDPGISESSRLFSHHVCHCSTSSNSPISWLLEGPRSSYHNFSSSFSEINFKMTIYNSSDSIASIRIKTIDSAEGNESAPPSPSSANQTGWHYASLTQDIKVTSDVLGAQMAKSSSLESVSPFIWSGTSSTTLQIEPNSMAEAPLQICIFSPGIYDLSNYILQWKLLPSSRSGNDETNVSSGTCQGYPYYLTVLQSN, translated from the exons ATGAAGCATTATTTGTTGTTGCATGATAATCAAGATGGCTCTTCAGAGAA GGCAAGTAAAATACTAACTGAAATGAGGAGTGCATTTGGTTCGAATGACTGCCAATTACTTTCTATCAATTCTTCTCATGATGAACTCATTGAACGGGAAGATGATCCTTGGGGTTTGTTT AAGCCCGATGCTTCGATTGGTAAGCAACTTGGCTGCTTTCTTAGCAATGAGGATCTAATTGAG ATCAGAGAGTTAATGCAAGATTTTTCGTCAAAACATATCATTCCTTACATGGAGCAAAAAATACGAGCATTAAACCAACAG GTGTCTGCTACAAGGAAAGGTTTCAGAAATCAGATAAAAAACTTATGGTGGAGAAAGGGGAAAGAAGACACAGTAGATTCTCCAACCGGCCCAAC GTATACCTATAACTCTATTGAGTCTCAGATTAGAGTTTTGGGTGACTATGCCTTCATGTTGCGGGATTATGAACTTGCATTGTCCAATTATCGCCTGATTTCTACTGATTACAAACTTGATAAAGCTTGGAAACGCTATGCTGGTGTTCAG GAGATGATGGGGCTTACGTACTTTTTGCTAGATCAATCAAGGAAGGAAGCTGAGTATTGCATGGAAAATGCCCTCAATACTTATTTG AAAATGGGCCCGTCTGGTCACCTAAATGCAACACGCTGTGGTCTTTGGTCAGCAGAGATGTTGAAGGCAAGAGAGCAATACAGAGAGGCTGCTGCTGTTTATTTCCGTATTTGTAATGAG GAACCTTTACATTCAGCTGTCATGCTTGAGCAAGCATCTTACTGTTACCTGCTTTCTAAACCTCCTTTGATACGCAAATATGGATTTCATCTTGTTCTCTCTGGTGATCGTTACAAAAGAATGGATCAA ATTTACCATGCAATTCGTACATATAGAAATGCAATTGCTGTTTTTAAAGGAACAGAATGGAGCCACATCAAAGATCATGTACATTTCCATATTGGACa GTGGTATGCTTCGCTTGGTCTATATGACGTTGCTGTTACTCAAATGCTGGAAATTCTCGACTGTAATCATCAGTCAAAGGCAACGCAGGAATTGTTTCTAAaggattttcttaaaattattcaG AAGGCAGGAAAGACAGTCAAGGTGTTAAAACTACCATTGCCCAAGATCAGCATTTCATCATTAAAGGTCATCTTTGATGATCATCGAACTTATGCATCACCTACGGCT GCTAATGTTCGAGAAAGCGTATGGCGCTCATTGGAGGAGGACATGATTCCATCGTTATCATCAGGAAGGACAAATTGGTTGGAGTTACAGTCAAAGATTATGTCGAAAAAGTATAAAGAATCAAATATCTGTGTGGCAGGAG aACCTGTGAAAGTGaatattgtatttaaaaacCCTCTTCAGATCCCTATTTCCATCTCTTGCGTTTCCCTGATATGTGatctttcttcaaaatctgATGGAACTAAATCTG ATACAAATAACATAACTGCTGGTTTCCAGAATAATACTGAACTCAAGTGGTCATCTGATTG GGAGATGGGATCTAACAATGCTTCATTTACTTCGACTGAAGTTCACCTCTCATTagaaggaaatgaagaaaaagtt GTGCAACTGACAGTTACTCCCAAAATAGAAGGCATCCTACAAGTTGTTGGTATTAGGTGGAAACTGTCCGATTCTATCATGGGCtttcacaattttattaacaatttaGGACAGAAGAATATTGCGAAGGGGAGACAGAAAGTTAAGTATTCTCTTGCTGATAACCTGAAGTTCATAGTAATCAAG AGTCTACCAAAGCTTGAGGGCAGCATTCTTTCACTTCCTCAAGTCGCATATGCTGGAGATTTACAGCGCCTTGTCCTTGAACTGACAAATCAATCTAAATTTTCTGTAAAG AATCTGAAAATGAAGATCAGTCAATCACGATTCTTGAAAATCGGGAAGCAAGAAAATATGAATGCAGACTTTCCTGCTTGCTTGGAGAAGCCAATTAATAGTGAACAGGGAGTACGCCCTATACCTAATACAACATCAAATgatacatttttgttttcagag GACACTTCAATTCAAGGCGGAACACCCTTATTGTTGCCCCTTTGGCTTCGAGCTGCTGTTCCTGGAAATATATCCTTATACATAAGTATATATTATGAGATGGAAGGTGTATCAGATATCATGAGATATCGCATTCTACGCATGCATTACAATATTCAG GTTTTGCCATCCCTGGATTTATCGTTCCAAATCAATCCATGTCCATCAAGATTGCATGAGTTTCTTGTCCGAATGGATGTTATGAACAAGACTAGCTCCGAGGTTTTCCAAATTCATCAGTTGTCATCTATTGGACAGAACTGGGAACTTTCCTTACTTCAACCTGTTGATAGTATTTTTCCTTCTCGAGCTTTAATGCCTAGTCAAGCATTGTCATGTTTCTTCGTTCTCAAG AATGTTAACAAATCGTTCAGTTCTGAAAAAAAAGTATCTTCTGTCCCGGTGCTACTTGGAAGTGATCTAAAGTTGGGTTCTCAGAGTAGCGATGAACAGCTCTTTGATACGGCTAATTTTCCTCTAGCTGCTTTCCATTATTCTGAAAGAGCATACCAAGGAATTTCAAACCAG GAACTAAATACAGTAGACTTTATATTGATCACTCGGCCACTTAAGAATTCTACTGATCCTGGAATTTCTGAATCATCGCGTCTATTCTCTCATCATGTGTGCCATTGCAG TACTTCAAGCAACAGTCCTATATCTTGGCTACTTGAAGGGCCTCGGAGTTCATATCACaacttctcttcttctttcagcgaaatcaatttcaaaatgaCAATCTATAACTCTTCAGATTCAATTGCATCCATACGCATTAAAACAATTGACTCAGCTGAAGGTAATGAATCTGCTCCTCCATCCCCTAGCTCCGCGAACCAAACAGGATGGCACTATGCCTCACTTACACAGGACATTAAGGTCACATCTGATGTTCTGGGAGCACAAATGGCCAAGTCATCTTCACTTGAAAGTGTCTCTCCATTTATCTGGTCCGGAACAAGCTCAACAACACTACAAATTGAACCCAACTCCATGGCTGAAGCTCCTCTTCAGATCTGTATCTTTTCTCCTGGAATATATGATCTCTCAAACTATATTTTACAGTGGAAACTTCTGCCGTCATCTCGATCAGGAAACGACGAAACTAACGTCTCATCAGGAACTTGCCAGGGCTATCCATACTATCTCACTGTCCTTCAATCTAATTGA